From a single Capsicum annuum cultivar UCD-10X-F1 chromosome 12, UCD10Xv1.1, whole genome shotgun sequence genomic region:
- the LOC107851653 gene encoding HVA22-like protein e isoform X1, translating to MGYLWTLICHLHTLAGPMTMLLYPLYASVVAIETTDKLDDEQWLAYWIFYSFLTLMEMILQPILEWIPIWYDMKLLFVAWLVLPQLRGAAFIYDKLVRERIIKRYRESTISQQQNKSPKAKSQQINKSPKAKSQQYNKSPKAKSKTKFVDFIIPKKKAKQRQSVE from the exons ATGGGTTATTTATGGACTTTGATTTGTCATCTTCATACTCTGGCCGG GCCAATGACGATGTTGCTCTATCCTTT GTATGCTTCAGTAGTAGCAATTGAGACTACTGATAAATTGGATGATGAACAATGGCTGGCTTATtggattttttattcttttcttacTCTTATGGAAATGATCCTTCAACCTATTCTTGAATG GATTCCAATATGGTATGATATGAAGTTGCTATTTGTGGCATGGCTAGTTTTGCCACAGTTGAGAGGAGCAGCATTTATATATGATAAGTTAGTAAGGGAAAGGATTATCAAGAGATATAGAGAATCAACAATATCACAACAACAAAACAAGTCTCCTAAAGCCAAATCACAACAAATTAACAAGTCTCCTAAAGCCAAATCACAACAATATAACAAGTCTCCTAAAGCCAAATCCAAGACTAAATTTGTGGACTTCATCATTCCCAAAAAG AAGGCAAAACAAAGACAGTCGGTGGAGTAA
- the LOC107851653 gene encoding HVA22-like protein e isoform X2 produces MGYLWTLICHLHTLAGPMTMLLYPLYASVVAIETTDKLDDEQWLAYWIFYSFLTLMEMILQPILEWIPIWYDMKLLFVAWLVLPQLRGAAFIYDKLVRERIIKRYRESTISQQQNKSPKAKSQQINKSPKAKSQQYNKSPKAKSKTKFVDFIIPKKGGQEAY; encoded by the exons ATGGGTTATTTATGGACTTTGATTTGTCATCTTCATACTCTGGCCGG GCCAATGACGATGTTGCTCTATCCTTT GTATGCTTCAGTAGTAGCAATTGAGACTACTGATAAATTGGATGATGAACAATGGCTGGCTTATtggattttttattcttttcttacTCTTATGGAAATGATCCTTCAACCTATTCTTGAATG GATTCCAATATGGTATGATATGAAGTTGCTATTTGTGGCATGGCTAGTTTTGCCACAGTTGAGAGGAGCAGCATTTATATATGATAAGTTAGTAAGGGAAAGGATTATCAAGAGATATAGAGAATCAACAATATCACAACAACAAAACAAGTCTCCTAAAGCCAAATCACAACAAATTAACAAGTCTCCTAAAGCCAAATCACAACAATATAACAAGTCTCCTAAAGCCAAATCCAAGACTAAATTTGTGGACTTCATCATTCCCAAAAAG GGAGGGCAAGAAGCTTACTAA